The following coding sequences lie in one Xanthomonas hyacinthi genomic window:
- a CDS encoding LysR family transcriptional regulator, whose amino-acid sequence MLFYDAKIHHVPAATPDPSPMMNWDNARFFLAIARAGTLRGAARHLKVDQATVGRRLAALEDELGARLFLRTPSLYVLTPAGEALIEPAEAIERSVAQIERRVMGLDERLVGSIRVATTDSLGRHFVIPAIARMRAEHPGIDVVCLASQDLANLTRREADVAIRTVRPEAPDLIVRRLGTLQTGIYASRAYLAARGTPESGGGFEGHDLVLYRHPVAPTLPSALCGEPATGGQGMFQTSSTVMLVDATVAGLGVAELPCYRADFEVDLVRIMPQCSADFDVWLVAHADLDKTARIQALMSALVEQFARSRA is encoded by the coding sequence ATGCTTTTCTATGATGCAAAAATTCATCATGTCCCCGCTGCCACGCCGGACCCATCGCCCATGATGAATTGGGACAATGCCCGTTTCTTCCTCGCCATCGCACGCGCCGGCACGCTGCGCGGCGCGGCCAGGCATCTGAAGGTCGACCAGGCGACCGTGGGCCGGCGGCTGGCAGCCCTGGAGGACGAACTCGGCGCGCGGCTGTTCCTACGCACCCCGTCGCTCTATGTGCTGACGCCAGCCGGCGAAGCGCTCATCGAGCCGGCGGAGGCGATCGAACGATCCGTGGCGCAGATCGAGCGGCGGGTGATGGGCCTGGACGAGCGGCTGGTCGGTTCGATCCGGGTAGCGACGACCGACTCGCTGGGCAGGCACTTCGTCATTCCCGCGATCGCCCGGATGCGCGCCGAGCATCCCGGCATCGACGTCGTCTGCCTGGCCTCGCAGGACCTCGCCAACCTGACCCGTCGCGAAGCGGACGTCGCCATCCGGACCGTCCGTCCTGAAGCGCCCGATCTGATCGTGCGACGCCTGGGCACGCTTCAAACCGGAATCTATGCCTCTCGCGCCTATCTCGCTGCACGCGGCACGCCGGAGTCCGGCGGTGGGTTCGAGGGCCATGACCTCGTCCTGTATCGACATCCGGTCGCCCCGACGCTGCCCTCGGCGTTGTGTGGGGAGCCGGCGACCGGCGGTCAGGGGATGTTCCAGACCTCGTCGACCGTCATGCTCGTCGACGCAACGGTCGCCGGCCTCGGCGTAGCGGAGCTGCCATGCTATCGCGCTGACTTCGAGGTCGACCTGGTGCGGATCATGCCGCAGTGTTCCGCCGACTTCGACGTCTGGCTCGTTGCACACGCCGACCTCGACAAGACGGCGAGGATTCAGGCGCTGATGAGCGCATTGGTCGAGCAGTTCGCGCGTTCAAGGGCATAG
- a CDS encoding LysR family transcriptional regulator: protein MHDLNDLYYFAMVVDHGGFAAAERALGIPKSRLSRRISQLETDLGVRLLQRSTRRFAVTDLGMSVHRHAQTMLAEAQAAREVVDRLSAEPRGLVRVSVPVSLAQMQLPKLLPMFLDQYPKVRLQLNISNRRVDIINEGYDVALRVRSRLDDDGSLVMRSFGQVQELLVASPKYLDRAGRPKDPEELASHVTLSISEDEARQRWELHGPAGEVRRVDLQPRVAGFDFPLLQSMVKDGFGITLLPETVCADAVRNGELEVVLPEWSLPQGICHAVFASRRGLLPAVRVFIDFLAEHLPRQIEASRLDCSGFPERIKAKHSTLGAMAVEAG from the coding sequence ATGCACGATCTCAACGACCTGTACTACTTCGCGATGGTGGTCGACCACGGCGGTTTCGCCGCGGCCGAGCGTGCCCTGGGCATTCCCAAGTCGCGTCTGAGCCGCCGCATCAGCCAGCTGGAAACCGATCTGGGGGTGCGCCTGCTGCAGCGTTCCACGCGCCGCTTCGCGGTCACCGACCTGGGCATGAGCGTGCATCGCCACGCGCAGACGATGCTGGCCGAAGCGCAGGCCGCGCGCGAGGTGGTGGACCGGCTCAGCGCCGAACCGCGCGGCCTGGTGCGGGTCAGCGTGCCGGTGTCGCTGGCGCAGATGCAATTGCCCAAGCTGCTGCCGATGTTCCTCGACCAGTATCCGAAGGTGCGCTTGCAGTTGAACATCAGCAACCGCCGCGTGGACATCATCAACGAAGGCTACGACGTCGCGCTGCGGGTGCGCTCGCGGCTGGACGACGACGGCAGCCTGGTGATGCGCAGCTTCGGCCAGGTGCAGGAACTGCTGGTCGCCAGCCCCAAGTATCTCGACCGCGCCGGCCGTCCCAAGGATCCGGAAGAACTGGCGTCGCACGTGACCTTGAGCATCAGCGAGGACGAGGCGCGGCAGCGCTGGGAACTGCACGGACCGGCCGGCGAGGTGCGCCGCGTCGACCTGCAGCCGCGCGTGGCCGGCTTCGACTTCCCGCTGCTGCAGTCGATGGTCAAGGACGGCTTCGGCATCACCTTGCTGCCGGAGACGGTCTGCGCCGATGCCGTGCGCAACGGCGAGCTGGAAGTGGTGCTGCCGGAATGGTCGCTGCCGCAGGGCATCTGCCACGCGGTGTTCGCTTCGCGCCGCGGCCTGCTGCCGGCGGTGCGCGTGTTCATCGACTTCCTCGCCGAGCACCTGCCGCGCCAGATCGAGGCCTCGCGCCTGGACTGCAGCGGCTTTCCGGAGCGGATCAAGGCCAAACACTCGACCCTGGGCGCGATGGCGGTCGAGGCCGGTTGA
- the tnpC gene encoding IS66 family transposase yields MAISKYVDHLPLYRQEAILARRGVAISRSSMAEWMGAAGVALQPLVNALRAELQSHAVLHADETPVAMLDPGAGKTKRAYLFAYRTTADAPIIVFDFCTSRSGKHAARFLGHWRGALMVDDYAGYKALFADGVTELGCWAHARRKFVDLHKASGSLIAQQAIGHMAALYQMGPGRSL; encoded by the coding sequence GTGGCGATCAGCAAGTACGTCGATCACCTGCCGCTGTATCGGCAAGAAGCGATCCTGGCGCGCCGCGGCGTGGCGATCAGCCGCAGCAGCATGGCCGAGTGGATGGGCGCTGCCGGCGTCGCCCTGCAGCCGCTGGTCAATGCGTTGCGCGCCGAGCTTCAGAGCCACGCGGTGCTGCATGCCGACGAGACACCGGTGGCGATGCTCGATCCGGGTGCCGGCAAGACCAAACGTGCGTATCTGTTCGCGTATCGCACGACCGCGGACGCGCCGATCATCGTGTTCGACTTCTGCACCAGCCGCAGCGGCAAACATGCGGCTAGGTTCCTGGGCCACTGGCGCGGCGCCCTGATGGTCGACGACTACGCCGGCTACAAGGCGCTGTTCGCCGATGGCGTCACCGAACTGGGCTGCTGGGCACATGCGCGGCGCAAGTTCGTCGACCTGCACAAGGCCAGCGGGAGTCTGATCGCACAGCAGGCGATCGGCCACATGGCGGCGCTGTACCAAATGGGACCTGGGAGGTCTTTGTGA
- the serS gene encoding serine--tRNA ligase, which produces MLDPVLLRQQPADLAERLRTSRGYALDVAALEALEADRKRIQVRTQELQSLRNSRSRAIGQGKAKGEDVAALMAEVAGFGDELKASEQRLDEIRAQLETLALEIPNLPQADVPAGKDEADNVEVQRWGTPRTFDFEVKDHVELGARHAWLDGETAAKLSGARFTVLRGPIARLHRALAQFMLDLHTGPHEYQETNVPVIVNADSLYGTGQLPKFEEDMFATQLGEQKRYLISTSEISLTNLVRDEIVEAERLPLRMTAHSLCFRSEAGSGGRDTRGMIRQHQFEKVELVSICRPEDSAAEHERMTRCAEVVLETLGLPYRKVLLCTGDMGFAATKTYDLEVWLPSQQTYREISSCSNCGDFQARRMQARWRNPATGKPELLHTLNGSGTAVGRAMIAVMENYQNADGSIDVPDALRAYMGGLDRIG; this is translated from the coding sequence ATGCTCGATCCCGTCCTGCTCCGCCAACAGCCCGCCGACCTCGCCGAGCGCCTGCGCACCAGCCGCGGCTATGCGCTGGACGTGGCCGCCCTGGAGGCCCTGGAGGCCGACCGCAAGCGCATCCAGGTACGCACCCAGGAATTGCAGAGCCTGCGCAACAGCCGTTCCAGGGCGATCGGCCAGGGCAAGGCCAAGGGCGAGGACGTGGCCGCACTGATGGCCGAAGTCGCCGGATTCGGCGACGAACTGAAGGCCTCCGAGCAGCGCCTGGACGAGATCCGTGCGCAGCTGGAGACGCTGGCACTGGAGATTCCCAACCTGCCGCAGGCCGATGTGCCGGCCGGCAAGGACGAGGCCGACAACGTCGAGGTGCAGCGCTGGGGCACGCCGCGCACCTTCGATTTCGAGGTCAAGGACCATGTGGAACTGGGCGCGCGCCATGCCTGGCTGGACGGCGAGACCGCGGCCAAGCTGTCGGGCGCGCGCTTCACCGTGCTGCGCGGACCGATCGCGCGCCTGCACCGTGCGCTGGCGCAATTCATGCTCGACCTGCATACCGGTCCGCACGAATACCAGGAAACCAACGTGCCGGTGATCGTCAACGCCGACAGCCTGTACGGCACCGGCCAGTTGCCCAAGTTCGAAGAGGACATGTTCGCCACCCAGCTCGGCGAGCAGAAGCGCTACCTGATCTCCACGTCGGAGATCTCGCTGACCAACCTGGTCCGCGACGAGATCGTCGAGGCCGAGCGCCTGCCGCTGCGCATGACCGCGCATTCGCTGTGCTTCCGCTCCGAGGCCGGCAGCGGCGGCCGCGACACCCGCGGCATGATCCGCCAGCACCAGTTCGAGAAGGTGGAACTGGTCAGCATTTGCCGGCCCGAGGACAGCGCCGCCGAGCACGAGCGCATGACCCGCTGCGCCGAAGTGGTGCTGGAGACGCTGGGGCTGCCGTACCGCAAGGTGCTGCTATGCACCGGCGACATGGGTTTCGCCGCGACCAAGACCTACGACCTGGAAGTCTGGCTGCCGTCGCAGCAGACCTACCGTGAGATTTCCTCGTGCTCCAACTGCGGCGACTTCCAGGCGCGGCGCATGCAGGCGCGCTGGCGCAACCCTGCCACCGGCAAGCCGGAACTGCTGCACACGCTCAACGGCTCCGGCACCGCGGTCGGCCGCGCGATGATCGCGGTGATGGAGAACTACCAGAACGCCGACGGCTCGATCGACGTGCCCGACGCACTGCGTGCGTACATGGGCGGCCTCGACCGCATCGGGTGA